A segment of the Marinomonas posidonica IVIA-Po-181 genome:
AAGTCGCTAATAATTTGCCAGATGTTGAGCTGGTCACAGCGAACAAGTCAATGTTGTTGGACTCGCTAACGCTCGCTGCAAATTGAAGCGTTAGCTGTTGCCGCAAATCTTGAACTCATGTACAAAACAACTCTAATTATGACAGGAGTTGAGTTGCATGAGTTTAGTTGTACGTCAGGTGACTTTAGATGATGCTGAAGGCATTACAAATGTCCTCAATCCAATCATTGTTGAAGGCTTATACACTGTATTGGACACCACTTTTACGGCTGAAGAAGAAAAAGAGTTTATTGCGCATTTTCCAGAGCGTGGTGTGTTTACCGTTGCTTTGTCCGAAAGTGACTCAAAGGTCATTGGTTTTCAAAATATTGAGCCATTCGCACAATACACAAAAGCTTTTGATCACGTAGGCATCATTGGTACGTTTGTCAGTGAAAATGCTCGTGGTAAAGGTGTTTCAAAAGCGCTTTTCAACTCGACATTCGAAGTCGCGAAGCAAAAGGGCTATGAAAAGCTATTTGCGTACGTTCGCAGCGATAATGAGCGAGCTTTGGCGGCCTATCTTAGACAAGGTTTTGAAGTCGTAGGTACTGCGGAGAAGCATGCAAAAATTCGTGGGGAGTACGTAGACGAAGTCCTTATTGAGAAGTTTTTGTAGGTGCTGAGTAGCAAAAACTAACATAGCATTTAAAAACTAAAGGGGTCAAAGTCCTTTTATCCTTAAGATCATTGGCGAGTTTGGTAACTTTGAAATTATAAA
Coding sequences within it:
- a CDS encoding GNAT family N-acetyltransferase; translation: MSLVVRQVTLDDAEGITNVLNPIIVEGLYTVLDTTFTAEEEKEFIAHFPERGVFTVALSESDSKVIGFQNIEPFAQYTKAFDHVGIIGTFVSENARGKGVSKALFNSTFEVAKQKGYEKLFAYVRSDNERALAAYLRQGFEVVGTAEKHAKIRGEYVDEVLIEKFL